In Daphnia pulex isolate KAP4 chromosome 7, ASM2113471v1, one genomic interval encodes:
- the LOC124198446 gene encoding 50S ribosomal protein L27-like, whose protein sequence is MSLLTQILTNLQPCKTLNSAVRWASKKAGGSSRNPKGHAPGKRRGIKTQDGSKVTQSSILLRQLHIRCHPGLNVGMGKDGSLYALQPGRVLITCEKFEPNFDKYWTNKAYGSRKENMNNVYKKYFHVIPEPLEPKFKLVDVI, encoded by the exons ATGTCATTattaacacaaattttaacaaacttACAACCTT GTAAAACTCTGAATTCTGCTGTACGCTGGGCTTCGAAGAAGGCTGGCGGTTCCTCAAGGAATCCGAAAGGACATGCCCCTGGTAAGCGTAGAGGAATCAAGACTCAAGATGGGTCTAAAGTAACACAAAGTTCAATTTTGCTACGTCAACTTCATATTCGCTGCCATCCTGGTCTCAAC GTTGGGATGGGCAAGGATGGTTCTCTCTATGCTCTGCAACCAGGAAGAGTACTTATAACTTGTGAGAAGTTTGAACCTAATTTTGACAAATATTGGACCAATAAAGCCTATGGATCAAGGAAAGAGAACATGAATaatgtttataaaaaatacttcCATGTTATCCCTGAACCTCTAGAGCCAAAGTTTAAATTAGTTGATGTAATTTAA